Proteins from a genomic interval of Zingiber officinale cultivar Zhangliang chromosome 1B, Zo_v1.1, whole genome shotgun sequence:
- the LOC122042947 gene encoding uncharacterized protein LOC122042947 produces the protein MANTNANSGAGKLSLKLLIDTAAQKVLFAEAGKEVVDFLFSLLSFPLGSIVKLLSKDRMEGSIGNLYKSIQELDDSYLQNSKGKSTLLNPIRTPTPSLLLPGPSSSPSSKDVYFQCANIVKYAGCSEYVSKVKEVLCPNCKNKTMNKQMIYVEGDEEEDDDVDPNVGFVKGVVTYTIMDDLTVTPMSSISSVTLLGKFNVKNLNALVERDVTLGFNEIDMASAFWGLILAAHDTVKYYELTLVGIG, from the exons TCAGCCTAAAGCTCCTCATCGACACGGCCGCGCAAAAAGTCTTGTTTGCGGAAGCTGGCAAAGAGGTAGTGGACTTCCTATTCAGCCTCCTCTCCTTCCCTCTTGGCTCCATCGTGAAGCTCCTCTCCAAGGACCGCATGGAAGGCTCCATTGGCAATCTGTACAAAAGCATCCAGGAACTCGACGACTCATACCTTCAAAACAGCAAAGGAAAATCCACCCTCCTCAATCCAATTCGCACCCCCACTCCCTCTCTGCTCCTCCCGGGACCCTCCTCCTCCCCCTCCTCTAAGGATGTTTACTTCCAGTGCGCCAATATTGTAAAATACGCTGGCTGTTCTGAGTACGTTTCCAAAGTGAAAGAAGTGCTCTGTCCCAATTGCAAAAATAAGACGATGAATAAACAAATGATATATGTGGAAGGTGATGAGGAGGAGGACGACGATGTGGATCCAAATGTAGGATTTGTGAAGGGCGTTGTGACGTATACTATCATGGACGATCTGACGGTGACGCCCATGTCCAGCATCTCTAGCGTTACCCTCCTAGGTAAGTTTAACGTCAAGAATTTGAACGCACTTGTCGAGAGGGATGTGACACTAGGCTTCAACGAG ATAGATATGGCATCTGCATTTTGGGGGCTTATTTTGGCAGCACACGACACT GTGAAGTATTATGAATTGACACTTGTTGGAATTGGGTAA
- the LOC122042954 gene encoding uncharacterized protein LOC122042954 has protein sequence MANTNANSVAGKLSLKLLIDTAAQKVLFAEAGKEVVDFLFSLLSFPLGSIVKLLSKDRMEGSIGNLYKSIQELDDSYLQNSKGKSILLNPIHSPSPSLLLPGPSSSSKNVYFHCGNRNYSGCYECVSKVNGALCPHCKNKMSKQMTYVEGGEKDDNVDPNVGFVKGVVTYTIMDDLTVTPMSSISSITLLGTGGVGDLLAVDEVPHQRVSWQETDMASAFWGLILAAHDTVKYYELILVGIG, from the exons ATGGCCAACACCAATGCTAATTCGGTGGCGGGCAAGCTCAGCCTAAAGCTCCTCATCGACACGGCTGCGCAAAAAGTCTTGTTTGCGGAAGCTGGCAAAGAGGTAGTGGACTTCCTATTCAGCCTCCTCTCGTTCCCTCTTGGCTCCATCGTGAAGCTCCTCTCCAAGGACCGCATGGAAGGCTCCATTGGCAATCTGTACAAAAGCATCCAGGAACTCGACGACTCATACCTTCAAAACAGCAAAGGAAAATCCATCCTGCTCAATCCAATTCACTCCCCCTCTCCCTCCCTGCTCCTCCCGGGACCCTCCTCCTCCTCTAAGAATGTTTACTTCCACTGCGGCAATCGAAATTACTCTGGCTGCTATGAGTGCGTTTCCAAAGTGAATGGAGCGCTCTGCCCCCACTGCAAGAATAAGATGAGTAAACAAATGACATACGTCGAAGGTGGTGAGAAGGATGACAACGTGGATCCAAATGTAGGATTTGTGAAGGGCGTTGTGACGTATACTATCATGGACGATCTGACGGTGACACCCATGTCCAGCATCTCTAGCATTACCCTCCTAG GCACTGGAGGTGTTGGAGATCTCCTTGCGGTCGACGAAGTGCCTCACCAGCGTGTTTCTTGGCAAGAA ACAGATATGGCATCTGCATTTTGGGGGCTTATTTTGGCAGCACACGACACT gTGAAGTATTATGAATTGATACTTGTTGGAATTGGGTAA
- the LOC121982830 gene encoding cation/H(+) antiporter 20-like — MAVNITAIRTSSNGVWQGDNPLHFAFPLLIGQATLVLLLGRSLSYLLKPLRQPKVIAEIVGGILLGPSALGRNENYLHNLFPSWSTPILETVASIGLLFFLFLVGLELDLRSILRSGRRALAISGAGISLPFACGIGVAFVLRRSIPGADEPSYGPFLVFMGVSLSITAFPVLARILAELKLLTTPLGETAMAAAAFNDVAAWVLLALAVALSGTTGRGGSDHRSPLVSVWVLLCGAAFVAVQMVAVRPVMTWVARRAESEGGESEVWMALTLTGVLVSGFFTDFIGIHSIFGAFVFGLTVPKDGEFAGRLIERIEDFVSGLLLPLYFASSGLKTNVASIKGGKSWALLALVIATACAGKIVGTFVVAVACGMATRDAVALGVLMNTKGLVELIVLNIGRERKVLNEETFAILVLMALFTTFITTPAVMAIYKPARVGAPDPRRLYRSGSSSPPSSASGAKELRVLACAHGPRDAPALLALVEAIRGGPRASSPLKLYVLHLVELTERSSSIVMVRRARRNGLPFLNPLLRRNQSRDPVALAFDAYGQLGRVRVRPMAAVSALPTMHEDVCSVAEDKRVALLILPFHKRQRRADDAGSVPVVENVGHGWRSVNQRVLRESPCSVAVLVDRGFGEGEQVWPADVARLVCVLFFGGPDDREAVELASRMVEHPNIRVTVFRFISSKNGDEERKNVTLRPSPLNSDEKRYTFSTAVMDREQEKERDELALEAFRRKAEEEAATAKYEERTAGNVIEAVLAIGKNKEYDLVVVGKGRFPTSMVAELAGRPAEHPELGPIGDALASCQGVVSSVLVVQQHDVVHSEETPVSMVFDDGHSAVAVDMERGSNHKAGSG; from the exons ATGGCCGTAAACATAACCGCCATCAGGACCTCCTCCAACGGGGTGTGGCAAGGAGACAACCCACTCCACTTcgccttccctctcctcattggGCAGGCCACTCTCGTCCTTCTCCTCGGCCGCTCCCTCTCCTACCTCCTCAAACCCCTCCGTCAGCCAAAAGTCATCGCCGAGATCGTC GGCGGCATCCTACTGGGTCCATCGGCGCTAGGCCGCAACGAGAACTACCTCCACAACCTGTTTCCTTCATGGAGCACGCCGATCCTGGAGACGGTGGCCAGCATcggcctcctcttcttcctcttccttgtcGGCCTCGAGCTCGATCTCCGCTCCATCCTCCGCAGCGGCCGACGAGCCCTCGCCATCTCTGGAGCCGGCATCTCCCTCCCCTTCGCTTGCGGCATCGGCGTCGCGTTCGTCCTTCGCCGTAGCATACCTGGCGCCGACGAGCCCAGCTACGGCCCTTTCCTTGTCTTCATGGGCGTCTCCCTCTCCATCACCGCTTTCCCCGTTCTCGCCCGCATCCTTGCTGAACTCAAGCTCCTCACCACTCCGCTCGGAGAGACCGCCATGGCCGCAGCTGCCTTCAACGACGTCGCCGCCTGGGTCCTCCTCGCGCTTGCCGTCGCCCTCTCCGGCACGACCGGACGAGGAGGCTCCGATCACCGCAGTCCTCTGGTGTCCGTTTGGGTGCTGCTCTGCGGAGCGGCCTTCGTCGCGGTACAGATGGTGGCAGTGAGACCGGTGATGACGTGGGTGGCGAGGCGGGCGGAGAGCGAAGGCGGGGAGAGCGAGGTGTGGATGGCGCTGACGCTGACCGGCGTCCTGGTGTCGGGCTTCTTCACCGACTTCATCGGCATCCACTCCATCTTCGGGGCGTTCGTCTTCGGGCTTACCGTCCCCAAGGACGGGGAGTTCGCCGGGAGGCTCATCGAACGCATCGAGGACTTCGTATCAGGGTTGCTGCTTCCGCTCTACTTCGCCTCGAGCGGGCTGAAAACGAACGTGGCGAGCATCAAAGGCGGCAAGTCCTGGGCCCTTCTCGCTCTCGTCATTGCCACAGCATGCGCCGGGAAGATCGTCGGAACGTTCGTGGTGGCAGTGGCTTGTGGGATGGCGACCAGGGACGCGGTGGCGCTTGGTGTTCTCATGAACACCAAAGGCCTCGTTGAGCTCATCGTCCTCAACATCGGCAGGGAGAGAAAG GTTTTGAACGAAGAGACGTTTGCCATCCTGGTGTTGATGGCGCTGTTCACCACCTTCATCACCACGCCCGCCGTCATGGCCATCTACAAGCCCGCCCGCGTCGGCGCCCCAGACCCGCGCCGGCTCTACCGCTCCGGCTCTTCTTCCCCTCCCTCCTCCGCTTCCGGCGCCAAGGAGCTCCGCGTCCTCGCGTGCGCCCATGGGCCCCGCGACGCCCCCGCCCTCCTCGCCCTCGTCGAGGCCATCCGCGGCGGGCCCCGCGCATCGTCCCCCCTCAAGCTCTACGTCCTCCACCTCGTCGAGCTCACCGAGCGGTCCTCCTCCATCGTGATGGTCCGCCGCGCACGCCGCAATGGCCTCCCCTTCCTCAACCCCCTCCTTCGGCGCAATCAGTCCCGCGACCCCGTGGCCCTCGCCTTCGACGCCTACGGCCAGCTCGGCCGGGTTCGCGTCCGCCCCATGGCGGCCGTCTCCGCCCTCCCCACCATGCACGAGGATGTCTGCAGCGTCGCAGAGGACAAGCGCGTGGCCCTCCTCATCCTCCCTTTCCACAAGCGCCAGCGACGTGCCGATGACGCCGGCTCTGTTCCAGTGGTAGAGAACGTGGGACACGGTTGGCGCTCTGTCAACCAGCGAGTGCTCCGGGAATCCCCCTGCTCCGTGGCCGTCCTGGTTGACCGTGGCTTCGGGGAGGGTGAACAGGTGTGGCCTGCGGACGTGGCGCGCCTTGTCTGCGTGCTCTTCTTCGGCGGGCCCGATGACCGCGAGGCGGTCGAACTGGCGTCGCGGATGGTCGAGCATCCTAATATCCGTGTCACCGTCTTCCGGTTCATCTCGTCGAAGAACGGCGACGAGGAGCGGAAAAATGTCACGCTACGGCCGTCTCCATTGAACAGCGATGAAAAGCGCTACACCTTCTCAACCGCAGTTATGGATCGAGAACAAGAAAag GAAAGGGATGAATTGGCACTGGAGGCATTCCGGCGGAAAGCAGAGGAGGAAGCGGCGACGGCGAAGTACGAGGAGAGGACGGCGGGGAACGTAATCGAGGCGGTGCTTGCGATCGGGAAAAATAAGGAGTATGACCTGGTAGTAGTTGGGAAAGGGCGGTTCCCTACGTCGATGGTAGCGGAGCTCGCCGGCAGACCAGCGGAGCACCCGGAGCTCGGTCCTATAGGGGACGCACTGGCTTCCTGCCAAGGCGTGGTTTCGTCAGTGTTGGTGGTTCAGCAGCACGACGTGGTGCACTCTGAGGAGACGCCGGTGTCGATGGTCTTCGATGACGGCCACTCCGCCGTCGCCGTTGATATGGAGAGGGGCAGCAACCACAAAGCTGGCTCAGGATAG